Proteins from a genomic interval of Streptomyces sp. NBC_00820:
- a CDS encoding GAF domain-containing protein, with amino-acid sequence MTDPWVALEPGADPAERARVLRRAHETFTTGGTVPRPVRSVVAESWRRSARAGVGPDGSACVELTEGDLGTYRAEHPLARVMPLFRELMGTFAADGEHLLAVCDAHGRLLWVEGHPTTRRRADRMNFVPGARWSEAAMGTNAPGTAMAVDRPVQVFAAEHFIRRVQPWTCAAAPVHDPRTGRVLGAVDITGGNGLAHPHSLGFVQAVARAAESQLALLTPPAGAEATHLLCALGRDEAELRLDDGRRIRLSRRHSEILVLLARHPEGMTGDELLCALYADEAVTPVTLRAELSRLRRLLGPGLLASRPYRLTAAIDSDATLVERRLETGALTTAAEAYDGPLLPGSQAPAVVRLRRRLADALRGALIAHGDPDLLANWAHAPWGETDLEVWRALAAVRPTPPVRARLAALEAELAVPGGPRHRVAVGCGPLTTSGATYLQRPPV; translated from the coding sequence TTGACCGATCCGTGGGTGGCCCTGGAGCCGGGGGCCGACCCCGCCGAGCGGGCCCGGGTGCTGCGCCGGGCGCACGAGACGTTCACCACGGGCGGCACGGTGCCGCGGCCGGTGCGGTCGGTGGTGGCGGAGTCGTGGCGGCGCAGCGCGCGGGCCGGCGTGGGGCCCGACGGCAGCGCGTGCGTGGAGCTGACCGAGGGCGACCTCGGCACCTACCGCGCCGAGCACCCGCTGGCCCGGGTGATGCCGCTGTTCCGGGAGCTGATGGGCACGTTCGCCGCAGACGGCGAGCATCTGCTCGCGGTCTGTGACGCGCACGGCAGACTCCTGTGGGTCGAAGGGCATCCGACGACCCGGCGCCGGGCGGACCGGATGAACTTCGTGCCGGGGGCGCGCTGGTCGGAGGCCGCGATGGGCACCAACGCGCCCGGCACCGCGATGGCGGTGGACCGGCCGGTACAGGTGTTCGCCGCGGAACACTTCATCCGGCGGGTCCAGCCGTGGACCTGCGCGGCAGCGCCCGTGCACGATCCACGCACCGGCCGGGTCCTCGGTGCCGTCGACATCACCGGCGGGAACGGGCTGGCGCACCCGCACAGCCTGGGTTTCGTGCAGGCCGTGGCGCGGGCCGCGGAGTCACAACTGGCGCTGCTCACCCCGCCGGCTGGGGCCGAGGCGACACACTTGCTGTGCGCGCTGGGACGTGACGAGGCGGAACTGCGTCTGGACGACGGCAGGCGGATCAGACTCAGCCGCCGGCACAGCGAGATCCTCGTCCTCCTGGCCCGCCATCCCGAGGGCATGACCGGCGACGAGCTGCTGTGCGCGCTGTACGCGGACGAAGCGGTGACGCCGGTGACGCTGCGCGCCGAACTGTCCCGACTGCGGCGCCTCTTGGGGCCGGGGCTACTGGCCTCACGGCCGTACCGCCTGACGGCGGCGATCGATTCCGACGCCACGTTGGTGGAGCGGCGGCTGGAGACGGGTGCGCTCACGACGGCGGCGGAAGCGTACGACGGACCGCTGCTGCCGGGATCCCAGGCGCCCGCGGTCGTACGGCTCCGGCGCCGACTGGCGGACGCCCTGCGTGGGGCGCTGATCGCCCACGGCGACCCGGACCTGCTGGCGAACTGGGCGCACGCGCCCTGGGGCGAGACCGACCTGGAGGTGTGGCGGGCGCTCGCGGCCGTGCGGCCGACGCCACCCGTGCGAGCGCGGCTCGCGGCGCTGGAGGCGGAGCTGGCCGTGCCCGGCGGGCCGCGGCACCGGGTGGCAGTGGGGTGCGGCCCCCTGACGACCAGCGGTGCAACGTACCTGCAACGTCCCCCTGTCTAG
- the exaC gene encoding acetaldehyde dehydrogenase ExaC yields MTRYAAPGTEGAIVSYQARYDHFIGGEYVPPVRGQYFENPSPVNGQPFTEIARGTAEDVERALDAAHAAAPGWGRTSVTERSDILLKIAERMEAHLEPLAVAESWENGKPVRETLAADIPLAIDHFRYFAGAIRAQEGSLGEIDDDTVAYHFHEPLGVVAQIIPWNFPILMATWKLAPALAAGNAVVIKPAEQTPASIHYWMSLIADLLPPGVVNIVNGFGVEAGKPLASSPRVAKVAFTGETTTGRLIMQYASENIKPVTLELGGKSPNIFFDDVWAHDDDFRDKALEGFTMFALNQGEVCTCPSRALVQRGHYADFVEAAVARTRQIKPGHPLDTDTMIGAQASNDQLEKILSYLDIGRQEGAKLLTGGERVEYDGELKGGYYVQPTIFEGDNRMRIFQEEIFGPVVSVTSFDDFDDAIKIANDSLYGLGAGVWTRDINTAYRAGRSIQAGRVWTNCYHAYPAHAAFGGYKQSGIGRETHKMMLEHYQQTKNLLVSYSPKKLGFF; encoded by the coding sequence ATGACCCGTTACGCGGCGCCCGGCACCGAGGGCGCGATCGTCTCCTACCAGGCGCGCTACGACCACTTCATCGGCGGTGAGTACGTGCCGCCGGTCCGGGGGCAGTACTTCGAGAATCCGTCGCCGGTCAACGGACAGCCGTTCACGGAGATCGCGCGCGGCACCGCGGAGGACGTCGAGCGGGCGCTGGACGCGGCGCACGCGGCCGCACCCGGGTGGGGCCGTACGTCGGTGACGGAGCGCTCGGACATCCTGCTGAAGATCGCCGAGCGCATGGAGGCCCATCTCGAACCGCTCGCGGTGGCGGAGAGCTGGGAGAACGGCAAGCCGGTACGCGAGACCCTGGCGGCCGACATCCCGCTGGCCATCGACCACTTCCGCTACTTCGCGGGCGCGATCCGCGCGCAGGAGGGGTCGCTGGGCGAGATCGACGACGACACCGTGGCGTACCACTTCCACGAGCCGCTCGGGGTCGTGGCCCAGATCATCCCGTGGAACTTCCCGATCCTCATGGCGACGTGGAAGCTCGCACCGGCCCTCGCCGCGGGCAACGCCGTCGTCATCAAGCCCGCGGAGCAGACCCCGGCCTCCATCCACTACTGGATGAGCCTCATCGCCGACCTGCTGCCGCCGGGCGTGGTGAACATCGTCAACGGCTTCGGCGTGGAGGCGGGCAAACCGCTGGCCTCCAGCCCGCGGGTGGCGAAGGTGGCGTTCACCGGGGAGACCACCACCGGGCGGCTGATCATGCAGTACGCCTCGGAGAACATCAAGCCGGTCACGCTGGAGCTGGGCGGCAAGTCGCCGAACATCTTCTTCGACGACGTCTGGGCGCACGACGACGACTTCCGCGACAAGGCCCTCGAGGGCTTCACGATGTTCGCGCTCAACCAGGGCGAGGTGTGCACCTGCCCCTCCCGGGCGCTCGTCCAGCGCGGTCACTACGCCGACTTCGTCGAGGCGGCCGTGGCCCGTACCCGCCAGATCAAGCCGGGGCACCCGCTCGACACGGACACGATGATCGGCGCCCAGGCGTCCAACGACCAGCTGGAGAAGATCCTCTCCTACCTGGACATCGGCCGGCAGGAGGGCGCCAAGCTCCTCACCGGCGGCGAACGCGTCGAGTACGACGGCGAGCTGAAGGGCGGCTACTACGTCCAGCCGACCATCTTCGAGGGCGACAACCGCATGCGGATCTTCCAGGAGGAGATCTTCGGCCCGGTCGTCTCGGTGACCTCCTTCGACGACTTCGACGACGCCATCAAGATCGCCAACGACTCGCTGTACGGCCTCGGCGCCGGCGTGTGGACCCGCGACATCAACACCGCCTACCGCGCGGGCCGTTCCATCCAGGCAGGCCGCGTCTGGACCAACTGCTACCACGCCTACCCCGCCCACGCGGCGTTCGGCGGCTACAAGCAGTCGGGCATCGGCCGCGAGACGCACAAGATGATGCTGGAGCACTACCAGCAGACGAAGAACCTCCTGGTCTCGTACTCGCCGAAAAAGCTGGGCTTCTTCTAG
- a CDS encoding IS701 family transposase — translation MTRRVPCPPAPGPLEAYAARFDDLFSTLAQRRGFREYLAGLLLPRDRNKTLTCLAGTEPVVGAQHPAVQRLQFFLSESTWDHERVNSRRVELLLADPATAPHPGGVLVIDDSGDRKDGKATAYIGRQWLGRLGKTDNGIVTVTTCWADENLYYPLHAVPYSPAHHFPKGKSDPDFRTKLQIAAELARTAKAAGVAFRAVAADCAYGDQDGFRRQLDAAGLPFVMALKPSHGTWAYGKDTYTPADAARALTWTDPEHPGDWTPVERTFRDGHTENWWAADAHLGWWGPDGNVRLVVTTSDPTTLPAQATWYLATDLPRPGGPREADSPEPAADLHEVVRIYGIRHWIEQSYKQVKDELGWADFQVRSDTAIRRHQTLVTCAFSFCWDTWFAQLPDRELALVPAAPPAATPAGPAERGPRQTPPAPNGQLAQGDPRRPGLARPLDHPPTLLASLDQRTPATRTPSPDQRRRRRPPT, via the coding sequence ATGACCCGTCGTGTGCCGTGTCCGCCTGCTCCGGGCCCGCTGGAAGCCTACGCCGCACGCTTCGATGACCTCTTCTCCACACTGGCACAGCGCCGCGGGTTCCGGGAGTACCTCGCGGGGCTGCTGCTGCCGCGGGACCGCAACAAGACGCTGACCTGCCTGGCAGGCACCGAGCCGGTGGTCGGTGCCCAGCACCCGGCGGTGCAGCGGCTCCAGTTCTTCCTGTCCGAGTCGACGTGGGACCACGAGCGGGTCAATTCCCGCAGGGTGGAGTTGCTGCTGGCCGATCCAGCGACCGCGCCGCACCCGGGCGGGGTGCTGGTGATCGACGACTCGGGGGACCGCAAGGACGGGAAGGCGACGGCGTACATCGGCCGGCAGTGGCTGGGCCGGCTGGGCAAGACCGACAACGGCATCGTCACGGTGACCACCTGTTGGGCCGACGAGAACCTCTACTACCCGCTTCACGCCGTGCCCTACAGCCCCGCCCATCACTTCCCCAAGGGCAAGAGCGACCCTGACTTCCGCACGAAGCTGCAGATCGCCGCAGAGCTGGCCCGCACCGCGAAGGCTGCCGGGGTGGCCTTCCGAGCCGTGGCCGCCGACTGCGCCTACGGCGACCAGGACGGCTTCCGCAGGCAACTCGACGCGGCGGGGCTGCCGTTCGTCATGGCCCTCAAACCGAGCCACGGCACCTGGGCCTACGGCAAGGACACCTACACCCCCGCCGACGCCGCCCGCGCCCTGACCTGGACGGACCCCGAACATCCCGGCGACTGGACCCCGGTCGAGCGCACCTTCCGCGACGGGCACACCGAGAACTGGTGGGCCGCCGATGCCCACCTCGGCTGGTGGGGACCCGACGGAAACGTCCGCCTGGTCGTGACGACCTCAGACCCGACCACGTTGCCCGCACAAGCCACCTGGTACCTGGCCACCGACCTGCCCCGCCCCGGCGGCCCACGCGAGGCCGACAGCCCCGAACCTGCCGCTGACCTGCACGAAGTCGTCCGGATCTACGGCATCCGGCACTGGATCGAGCAAAGCTACAAGCAGGTCAAGGACGAACTCGGCTGGGCCGACTTCCAGGTCCGCTCTGACACCGCCATCCGCCGCCACCAGACCCTGGTCACCTGCGCCTTCTCGTTCTGCTGGGACACCTGGTTCGCTCAACTACCGGACCGGGAACTCGCCCTTGTCCCCGCGGCCCCGCCGGCCGCAACTCCGGCGGGACCGGCTGAGAGGGGGCCAAGGCAGACCCCACCAGCCCCAAACGGCCAGCTGGCCCAAGGCGATCCGCGCCGTCCGGGCCTGGCTCGACCCCTGGACCACCCTCCAACGCTGCTGGCGAGCCTGGACCAACGCACCCCCGCCACCCGAACTCCAAGCCCTGATCAACGCCGTCGGCGCAGGCCACCCACTTGA
- a CDS encoding hemerythrin domain-containing protein, translating into MGHGGNVIDELVTDHQEVEEIFRRIAALPPGDKERKTYADLATMELIRHCVAEEEYLSPAVRDYVANGGALADEELKDHARAEQIMEDLASHEAVEAQFDRLISVVIIEIRAHMADEEGRLFPRLRAACSEDTLDELGDKARRAKEAALIRSHPSAPGASPGNKLLAPDTGPIDRMLCALTGRGKQD; encoded by the coding sequence ATAGGTCACGGTGGGAACGTCATCGACGAGCTGGTCACTGACCACCAAGAAGTCGAGGAGATCTTCCGGCGCATTGCAGCGCTGCCGCCCGGCGACAAGGAGCGCAAGACGTACGCCGATCTGGCCACGATGGAACTCATACGGCACTGTGTCGCTGAAGAGGAATACCTCTCTCCGGCCGTGCGTGACTACGTAGCGAACGGGGGCGCCCTCGCCGACGAGGAGCTGAAGGACCACGCCAGGGCGGAACAGATCATGGAGGATCTCGCGAGCCACGAGGCCGTCGAGGCGCAATTCGACCGGCTCATCAGCGTGGTGATAATCGAGATCCGTGCGCACATGGCGGACGAGGAGGGCAGGCTCTTCCCGAGGCTGCGTGCCGCGTGCTCCGAGGACACCCTCGACGAACTGGGCGACAAGGCCCGGCGCGCGAAGGAGGCCGCCCTGATTCGTTCGCATCCATCGGCACCAGGCGCCTCCCCTGGGAACAAGCTGCTGGCCCCGGATACGGGGCCGATCGACCGGATGCTCTGCGCGCTCACGGGCCGCGGCAAGCAAGACTGA
- a CDS encoding CsbD family protein yields MSTSKRIKAKAEQTKGKIKEETGRALGNEEMTAKGHVEKSKGDLREAGEKAKGSARKAKDVFKP; encoded by the coding sequence ATGAGTACGAGCAAGCGGATTAAGGCCAAGGCAGAGCAGACCAAGGGGAAGATCAAGGAAGAAACCGGCCGTGCACTCGGAAATGAGGAGATGACGGCGAAGGGTCATGTCGAGAAATCCAAGGGAGATCTGCGCGAAGCCGGCGAGAAGGCAAAGGGCAGTGCGCGCAAGGCGAAGGACGTCTTCAAGCCGTAG
- a CDS encoding gas vesicle protein K encodes MAAEETGRPERRYEEIAQAAERAFRLLPAAPGDLPPPGGRSHSPSRRISCDPDTVERDLIRLVLTLVELLRQLMERQALHRVDQGDLTEEEEERLGTTLMVLHDRMNDLCAQYGLSMDDLNLDLGPLGTLLPPAD; translated from the coding sequence ATGGCGGCTGAAGAGACGGGGCGACCGGAACGCCGCTACGAAGAGATCGCGCAGGCCGCTGAGAGGGCTTTCCGCCTGCTGCCTGCCGCGCCTGGCGATCTACCGCCGCCGGGCGGTCGATCGCATTCACCGAGCCGGCGGATCAGCTGCGATCCCGACACCGTCGAGCGGGACCTCATCAGGCTGGTCCTCACCCTGGTGGAGCTCCTACGTCAGCTCATGGAGCGTCAGGCGCTGCACAGGGTCGACCAGGGAGATCTCACCGAGGAGGAGGAAGAACGCCTGGGAACGACGCTGATGGTCCTGCATGACCGAATGAACGACCTGTGCGCCCAGTACGGGCTGAGCATGGACGACCTCAATCTCGACCTCGGTCCGCTCGGCACGCTGCTACCGCCGGCCGACTGA
- a CDS encoding gas vesicle protein translates to MTAPGPSSSVDPLPQRQVALIDLLDRLLSGGVVLTGDVVLSIADIDLVRISLRALIVSISAQNPSPFRRDDDAR, encoded by the coding sequence ATGACCGCGCCCGGCCCGTCGTCCTCGGTAGATCCGTTGCCGCAGCGGCAGGTGGCTCTCATCGATCTGCTGGACCGCCTGCTGAGCGGTGGGGTCGTCCTCACCGGTGACGTGGTGCTCTCGATTGCCGACATCGATCTCGTGCGTATCTCGCTGCGGGCATTGATCGTCTCCATCAGCGCGCAGAACCCCTCACCTTTTCGCCGCGACGACGACGCGAGGTGA
- a CDS encoding GvpL/GvpF family gas vesicle protein, with amino-acid sequence MTYVYAVARATDGLEEFSASLEGVAGAPVRLVPDSHGTLAFVVSHVPAEDFQEEALKRHLEDLDWLEAIARAHHGVVEALAMHTTLLPLRLATVYLDDARARDVLDAGRAQFAQRLARLVDHVEWGVKIYVEPSAAPAAPEPSRMADLTPGRSYLRDRRHQRSLRDSVYQAAQQAAETIEAAGRRLATERACHRVQQGALAGPSGENVVNDAYLVPRENCEEFRAEVTHAADGLQGVRVEVTGPWAPYSFVLSPAETDDASTGTGP; translated from the coding sequence ATGACCTACGTGTATGCCGTGGCGCGCGCCACCGATGGCTTGGAGGAGTTCTCCGCCTCACTTGAGGGCGTGGCCGGTGCTCCGGTCCGCCTGGTGCCCGACAGCCACGGCACCTTGGCGTTCGTGGTGAGTCACGTTCCCGCTGAGGACTTCCAGGAGGAGGCCCTCAAGCGACATCTCGAGGACCTTGACTGGCTCGAGGCGATCGCCCGCGCGCACCACGGAGTCGTCGAGGCCCTCGCCATGCACACGACCCTGCTTCCCCTGCGTCTGGCAACCGTGTACCTCGACGACGCCAGGGCGCGGGACGTCCTGGATGCCGGGCGGGCACAGTTCGCGCAACGGCTTGCCCGACTGGTCGATCACGTCGAATGGGGGGTGAAGATCTATGTGGAGCCGTCGGCGGCCCCAGCTGCGCCCGAACCCAGCCGGATGGCGGATCTCACCCCGGGGCGCTCATACCTGCGCGACCGCAGGCACCAGCGGAGTCTGCGCGACAGCGTCTACCAGGCGGCCCAGCAGGCCGCCGAGACGATCGAGGCGGCGGGGCGCAGGCTGGCCACCGAGAGGGCGTGCCACCGGGTGCAGCAGGGCGCCCTCGCCGGCCCGTCGGGTGAGAACGTCGTCAACGATGCATACCTCGTACCGAGGGAGAACTGCGAGGAGTTCCGCGCCGAGGTCACGCATGCTGCCGATGGGCTGCAGGGCGTTCGGGTGGAAGTTACCGGGCCATGGGCGCCGTACTCTTTCGTCTTGTCGCCCGCCGAGACGGACGACGCGTCGACGGGCACGGGGCCATGA
- the gvpJ gene encoding gas vesicle protein, which produces MTDPFAGRLGSPSRAAPPYAQGSSANLADILERVLDKGIVIAGDIQINLLDIELLTIKLRLLVASVDKAKEMGIDWWEHDRYLSSGSKGEGERALTEENRRLRAELDALRHTEALPRYEEEPRDSRRGRARDE; this is translated from the coding sequence GTGACTGATCCATTCGCCGGCAGGCTCGGCTCCCCTTCAAGGGCGGCGCCGCCGTATGCGCAGGGCTCCTCCGCCAACCTTGCCGACATTCTGGAGCGGGTGCTTGACAAGGGCATCGTGATCGCGGGCGACATCCAGATCAACCTCCTCGACATCGAACTGTTGACGATCAAACTCCGTCTGCTGGTCGCCTCGGTCGACAAGGCGAAGGAAATGGGCATCGACTGGTGGGAGCACGATCGCTACCTGTCGTCAGGGAGCAAGGGGGAGGGCGAGCGGGCACTCACCGAGGAGAATCGGCGGTTGAGGGCCGAACTGGATGCACTGCGGCACACGGAGGCACTCCCCCGATACGAGGAGGAGCCGCGCGACAGCCGCCGGGGACGTGCCCGCGATGAATGA
- a CDS encoding gas vesicle protein GvpG → MGLFTQLVTLPLAPVRGVGWVVERVLEAAEDEYYDPAPVHRALADLEQRLLAGEIDEETFDQREDELLDRLEEIRAYRQGEQP, encoded by the coding sequence ATGGGACTCTTCACACAGCTCGTCACTCTTCCTCTGGCACCGGTGCGCGGCGTCGGATGGGTGGTGGAGCGCGTTCTGGAAGCGGCCGAGGACGAGTACTACGACCCGGCACCTGTCCATCGAGCCCTCGCCGACCTCGAGCAACGGCTGCTCGCCGGTGAGATCGACGAGGAGACGTTCGACCAGCGCGAGGACGAACTGCTCGACCGACTGGAGGAGATCCGGGCCTACCGGCAGGGCGAACAGCCCTGA
- a CDS encoding GvpL/GvpF family gas vesicle protein, with translation MAVYVYTITGKQHPLRLDGLHGVGESAAELRVVTAGPLCAVVSDAPEDLRPKRRDIRAHEEVQDRLMADGTVLPLRFGLLAADDDAVRTALEECVDDYTDRLRALAGCSEYHLKGSQDEEALLRQILEESSEARQLNEEIRAGAADPGAPVRLGELVAREVQVRQEALATGVIEALRPFARDIDTSQPTGPDFLSVSFLVPDDQEEGFLTTELSVAHQLGADFDLRLHGPLPPYSFV, from the coding sequence ATGGCCGTATACGTCTACACCATTACCGGCAAGCAGCACCCGTTGCGCCTGGACGGTCTGCACGGCGTCGGTGAGTCTGCGGCCGAATTGCGCGTGGTGACTGCCGGGCCGCTGTGCGCCGTGGTCAGTGATGCGCCTGAGGATCTTCGCCCCAAGCGCCGGGACATCAGAGCGCACGAGGAGGTGCAGGATCGGCTCATGGCCGACGGCACCGTGCTGCCTCTGAGATTCGGCCTTCTGGCGGCGGACGACGACGCGGTCCGGACCGCTCTGGAGGAGTGTGTCGATGACTACACGGACAGGCTTCGGGCACTCGCAGGTTGCAGTGAGTACCACCTGAAGGGGTCCCAGGACGAGGAGGCTCTCCTGCGTCAGATCCTCGAGGAGTCGAGTGAGGCGCGGCAGCTCAACGAGGAGATCCGCGCTGGTGCGGCGGACCCCGGCGCCCCTGTCCGCCTCGGTGAACTGGTAGCACGGGAAGTGCAGGTCCGTCAGGAGGCGCTGGCCACGGGTGTGATCGAGGCGCTGCGCCCGTTCGCCCGGGACATCGACACCTCCCAGCCGACCGGACCGGACTTCCTCAGCGTGTCGTTCCTGGTGCCTGATGACCAGGAAGAAGGCTTCCTGACCACGGAGTTGAGCGTCGCCCACCAGCTGGGGGCGGATTTCGACCTTCGGCTCCACGGTCCTCTTCCTCCCTACAGCTTCGTCTGA
- the gvpJ gene encoding gas vesicle protein GvpJ, whose translation MTLVPQSGGAVTRGGGGSSSSLYDVLELILDRGLVIDVFVRVSLVGIEILKIDARIVVASVDTYLRFAEACNRLDLETGRKAPAQLTDIVGDSLESGARGKSKGAISGAVEAVTDSLKGVTDRDAEDEGEAEEEEAEKEPVERRRRPARRATSARRERGSTREKE comes from the coding sequence ATGACCTTGGTGCCGCAAAGTGGAGGTGCTGTCACCCGCGGTGGTGGCGGCAGCAGTAGCAGTCTCTACGACGTCCTGGAACTCATTCTTGACCGCGGACTCGTGATCGATGTCTTCGTCCGCGTGTCATTGGTGGGGATCGAGATACTGAAGATCGACGCTCGCATTGTCGTGGCCAGCGTCGATACGTATCTGCGCTTCGCCGAGGCGTGCAACCGGCTTGATCTCGAAACCGGGAGAAAGGCTCCGGCTCAGCTGACCGACATCGTCGGTGATTCGCTGGAGAGTGGCGCCAGGGGGAAGTCCAAGGGGGCCATCTCCGGCGCCGTGGAAGCAGTCACCGATTCCCTCAAGGGCGTAACCGACCGTGACGCCGAGGATGAGGGCGAGGCGGAGGAAGAGGAAGCGGAGAAGGAGCCCGTGGAGAGGAGACGGCGGCCGGCCCGGCGCGCCACCTCCGCCCGACGGGAGCGGGGATCGACCCGTGAGAAGGAATGA
- a CDS encoding gas vesicle protein GvpO, giving the protein MAAAEEPAGRRSSSSRVTGRRATGDSRRGPGKGHAAWAMRSAADQLKELLGRPPESVSALKPTDDGWEADVEVLELERVPETTSVMASYRVTLDKEGDLVAYERVRRYTRGQIDRRG; this is encoded by the coding sequence ATGGCCGCAGCAGAAGAACCAGCTGGGCGGCGCTCCAGCAGCAGTCGAGTCACAGGTCGGCGCGCAACCGGCGACTCCCGGCGAGGCCCCGGTAAGGGGCACGCCGCCTGGGCCATGCGCAGTGCCGCCGATCAGCTGAAGGAACTGCTCGGGCGGCCCCCCGAGTCGGTCTCGGCGTTGAAACCGACGGATGACGGATGGGAGGCCGACGTAGAGGTGCTCGAACTGGAACGAGTCCCCGAAACCACCAGCGTGATGGCCAGCTACCGAGTCACCTTGGACAAGGAGGGCGATCTCGTGGCGTACGAGAGGGTCCGCCGCTACACCCGAGGACAGATCGACCGGCGAGGCTGA
- a CDS encoding histone protein, with protein MNDTTKIALAAAVAGGYVLGRTKKARLAFALATYLAGRRFGLNPQQLLVEGLDRVKELPGVAELNEQVRGELLSAGRKALVATADRRLADLAGSLHERTLHFGEKSEEEEPEEEFEEEFEEEFEEEEEEPEEEAEEEEEEEPEEEAEEEFEEEEEEEPEEEEPEEEEPEEEEPPRRRPARAAAKKQAAEPRPRKAPAKKASPTKTREPAKKTSPRKTAAKAAPAKKTAQKRAAKKSPAPAKKAASKKTAAKKTPSKRAAPARKSTAKKTAARRR; from the coding sequence ATGAATGACACGACCAAGATCGCTCTCGCCGCCGCGGTCGCAGGTGGCTACGTACTCGGACGCACGAAGAAGGCACGTCTTGCCTTCGCTCTGGCGACGTATCTCGCCGGCCGCCGTTTCGGGCTCAATCCTCAGCAGCTCCTGGTCGAGGGCCTCGACAGAGTCAAAGAACTTCCAGGGGTCGCCGAGCTGAACGAGCAGGTCCGCGGCGAATTGCTGAGCGCGGGACGCAAGGCGCTCGTCGCCACCGCCGATCGGCGCCTTGCCGATCTCGCCGGTTCCCTCCATGAGCGGACCCTGCACTTCGGCGAGAAGTCGGAGGAGGAAGAGCCCGAGGAGGAGTTCGAGGAGGAGTTCGAGGAGGAGTTCGAGGAGGAAGAGGAAGAGCCCGAGGAAGAGGCCGAGGAGGAGGAAGAGGAAGAGCCCGAGGAAGAGGCCGAGGAGGAGTTCGAGGAGGAGGAAGAGGAAGAGCCGGAGGAGGAGGAACCGGAGGAGGAGGAACCGGAGGAGGAGGAACCGCCACGCCGCCGCCCAGCGCGAGCCGCCGCGAAGAAACAGGCGGCCGAACCCCGCCCGCGCAAGGCGCCCGCAAAAAAGGCGTCTCCCACCAAGACGAGGGAACCGGCGAAGAAGACCTCGCCCAGGAAGACCGCTGCGAAGGCGGCACCGGCCAAGAAGACTGCGCAGAAGCGCGCAGCGAAGAAGTCGCCGGCCCCCGCGAAGAAGGCCGCCTCCAAGAAGACAGCAGCGAAGAAGACCCCCTCCAAGAGGGCGGCTCCCGCAAGGAAGTCAACTGCCAAGAAGACCGCTGCGCGGCGGAGGTAG